A single region of the Halichondria panicea chromosome 10, odHalPani1.1, whole genome shotgun sequence genome encodes:
- the LOC135342893 gene encoding uncharacterized protein LOC135342893 isoform X2 — protein MENDIAELRGRPERWRKEESAKRLFDEAMKHGHVLVNIVNMLMFGPAGTGKTNLKHLLTDQPPPLQRDSTPCMEKPVRIRPVSNTKFKSTGRGWEEMSQPKLRKLLAQIIAMMPKESTDPSTASRVAESLKKMTTTEPISGSNKPTSDSSLSPSTNDSDELSGSARMLNKVIDKVIASVVSGVAKELKPATQGTDQLSSSDQQEGELFDSNWVYVTDCGGQPQFHDISPLFIKHVSVALVVLRLIDELSSFPSDEYYKDGQLVGSPHASHMTLGETLQSLIRSIESHTSQDKKPKMIFVGTFLDQLKSSDTLIKRNQEILDMLPLDIKKLLVYEDLGMNNLIFGVNTISREDNSLATANRIRIAIERSFPLQVKMPIWWSFLDSLLQILSATLERGVLGIQECLQLAIRFGYVLQDLEAALVFLDNVCIAHYYPSILPNTVFVDAQIPLDKITELSQHAISLRTPEIKSSTGGTDAEWKRFRDEGIITVKFLQFFEKHYVKGIFSPEDMLLIMKKLLVIAPIPLVESTTHQAEFFMPSLLTSIPPAELDKVRSSFTTSPLAVYFRSGCIRSGVFCCLVVDVIKRVGWQVLLPSGKPICFAKNCIQLRIPKHPCTVALIDSFSYIEVYIDVPFPLRKKLCLSIRNEILRSIKSSCDMLHYNNDTPETGIFCPCKKSTGSIRKLHLADVSEQKDYWICSLQARVWGELSDEDRIWLDHSEGSGESSSATGGSCTKTERKSDQQQNSVHQCGTLANVVSSTGSGMSDQQPCLSNSVMEDVCKKTEVHVHVHDQRNTSDKSSPAMEHVFDKMSDQHTSELSSAAVMEDVCKKTGVRDQQLDQEIPESDITRFAEKFPHLLSVHKVLTINDLQHVYVTLHESAPYWLNLGLALGLRHSVLNNIDTGKHRGDNVLCLREMLVKLLSAQHVTWSLLSDALKAPTVKLVNLADSIMVNQSNLLDRLNLTPADLSDLTDVTRRYGNQAGVAHALRVWQRVNPSRATFRALVEIAIGLRRGDTATDICRFIVENTS, from the exons ATGGAGAATGATATTGCTGAGTTACGAGGAAGGCCAGAGAGATGGAGAAAGGAAG AATCAGCGAAGCGGTTGTTTGATGAGGCGATGAAGCACGGACACGTCTTGGTCAACATTGTCAACATGCTCATGTTTGGACCGGCGGGAACAGGGAAGACCAACCTCAAGCACCTGCTAACTGACCAGCCCCCTCCACTACAGCGAGACAGTACTCCTTGTATGGAAAAGCCAGTACGCATTCGACCCGTGTCCAACACGAAATTCAAGTCAACTGGAAGAGGCTGGGAAGAGATGTCTCAGCCAAAGCTGCGCAAGCTACTAGCTCAAATCATCGCCATGATGCCAAAAGAAAGCACCGATCCATCCACCGCGTCAAGGGTTGCCGAGAGCTTGAAGAAGATGACCACAACTGAGCCAATTTCTGGTTCCAATAAGCCAACTTCTGATTCCAGTTTGAGCCCATCGACGAACGATTCCGATGAACTTTCTGGCTCTGCAAGAATGTTGAACAAAGTCATCGATAAAGTGATAGCGAGtgtagtgagtggtgtggCAAAGGAGCTGAAACCAGCCACACAGGGAACTGACCAACTGTCGAGCAGTGACCAGCAAGAAGGAGAACTGTTTGATTCCAACTGGGTGTATGTTACCGACTGCGGTGGACAACCACAATTCCACGACATCAGCCCTCTCTTCATCAAGCACGTTTCGGTGGCCTTGGTAGTCCTGCGTTTGATTGACGAACTCTCCAGTTTCCCTTCTGACGAGTACTACAAGGATGGGCAGCTTGTTGGTAGTCCTCATGCATCTCACATGACCCTCGGGGAGACACTTCAGAGTCTCATTCGATCCATTGAGTCCCATACCTCACAAGACAAGAAGCCGAAGATGATCTTTGTGGGCACATTCTTGGATCAGCTGAAGAGCTCGGATACACTTATCAAGAGGAATCAAGAGATTCTCGACATGCTGCCACTCGATATCAAGAAGCTATTGGTGTACGAAGATCTTGGAATGAATAATTTGATTTTTGGTGTCAACACAATCAGCCGAGAAGATAATTCACTGGCCACTGCCAATAGGATTAGAATTGCTATTGAGCGCTCTTTTCCGCTACAAGTCAAAATGCCCATCTGGTGGTCCTTCTTGGATTCACTTCTCCAGATTTTATCTGCCACTCTCGAGCGAGGTGTACTAGGCATCCAAGAATGTCTCCAATTAGCCATTCGATTTGGTTATGTGCTCCAAGATCTTGAAGCTGCTCTGGTCTTCCTTGACAACGTGTGTATAGCGCACTACTATCCCTCCATTCTCCccaacacagtgtttgtggatgCCCAGATTCCACTAGACAAGATCACCGAGCTCTCACAGCACGCCATCTCCCTGAGGACTCCTGAAATCAAATCAagcacaggagggacagatgCCGAATGGAAGAGATTTAGAGACGAGGGCATAATCACTGTAAAGTTCCTACAATTCTTCGAGAAGCATTACGTTAAAGGCATCTTTTCTCCAGAAGATATGTTGTTGATCATGAAAAAGCTTCTCGTGATTGCTCCCATTCCACTAGTGGAGTCTACTACCCACCAAGCCGAGTTCTTCATGCCATCTCTACTCACATCGATCCCACCTGCTGAGCTAGACAAAGTTCGTTCCTCCTTCACAACATCACCCCTCGCTGTCTACTTTCGTAGTGGGTGTATTCGCTCtggagtgttttgctgtctAGTTGTAGACGTAATCAAGAGGGTGGGCTGGCAAGTTTTGCTGCCTTCAGGGAAACCAATCTGTTTTGCTAAAAATTGTATCCAGCTAAGAATTCCCAAGCACCCGTGTACCGTGGCTCTGATCGACTCATTCTCGTATATCGAAGTATACATTGACGTCCCTTTTCCTCTGCGCAAAAAGCTTTGTCTTTCCATTCGCAATGAAATTTTAAGAAGCATTAAATCGTCGTGTGACATGTTGCATTACAACAACGACACACCCGAGACAGGCATCTTTTGCCCATGCAAGAAGAGCACTGGAAGCATACGCAAATTGCACCTTGCTGATGTCAGTGAACAGAAGGACTATTGGATATGCTCCCTTCAGGCACGTGTGTGGGGAGAGCTCAGTGATGAAGATAGAATCTGGCTGGACCATAGCGAAGGTTCTG GTGAATCATCCTCTGCTACTGGAGGTTCTTGTACGAAGACTGAGAGAAAGAGTGATCAGCAGCAAAACTCCG TCCATCAATGTGGGACTCTGGCCAATGTTGTTAGTAGCACTGGATCTGGAATGAGTGATCAACAGCCTTGTTTGA GTAATTctgtaatggaagatgtgtgtaagaagacggaagtacatgtgcatgttcaTGATCAGCGAAATACTTCTG ACAAATCCTCTCCTGCAATGGAACATGTGTTTGATAAAATGAGCGATCAACATACCA GTGAATTATCCTCTGCTGcagtaatggaagatgtgtgtaagaagactggagtgaggGACCAACAACTAGATCAAGAAATCCCTGAGAGTGACATCACTCGATTTGCGGAGAAATTTCCACACCTACTGAGCGTGCACAAG GTTTTGACAATTAACGATCTGCAACATGTTTACGTGACTCTACATGAAAGTGCCCCTTACTGGTTGAATCTGGGATTGGCTCTAGGTCTCCGTCATTCTGTTCTCAACAACATCGATACTGGCAAGCATCGTGGCGATAATGTGCTGTGCTTGCGTGAAATGTTGGTTAAGCTCCTGAGTGCACAACATGTAACATGGAGTCTCCTGTCAGACGCTCTCAAAGCGCCCACAGTGAAACTCGTCAATTTGGCTGATAGCATCATGG TCAATCAATCCAACCTGCTCGATCGACTCAACCTCACCCCAGCCGACCTCAGTGATTTAACTGATGTCACACGTCGTTATGGCAATCAAGCTGGAGTGGCTCATGCATTGAGAGTGTGGCAAAGAGTGAATCCTTCCAGAGCTACCTTCAGGGCCTTGGTAGAAATTGCCATAGGACTGAGAAGAGGAGACACTGCTACAGACATTTGTAGATTCATTGTAGAGAATACGAGTTGA
- the LOC135342893 gene encoding uncharacterized protein LOC135342893 isoform X4, whose amino-acid sequence MENDIAELRGRPERWRKEESAKRLFDEAMKHGHVLVNIVNMLMFGPAGTGKTNLKHLLTDQPPPLQRDSTPCMEKPVRIRPVSNTKFKSTGRGWEEMSQPKLRKLLAQIIAMMPKESTDPSTASRVAESLKKMTTTEPISGSNKPTSDSSLSPSTNDSDELSGSARMLNKVIDKVIASVVSGVAKELKPATQGTDQLSSSDQQEGELFDSNWVYVTDCGGQPQFHDISPLFIKHVSVALVVLRLIDELSSFPSDEYYKDGQLVGSPHASHMTLGETLQSLIRSIESHTSQDKKPKMIFVGTFLDQLKSSDTLIKRNQEILDMLPLDIKKLLVYEDLGMNNLIFGVNTISREDNSLATANRIRIAIERSFPLQVKMPIWWSFLDSLLQILSATLERGVLGIQECLQLAIRFGYVLQDLEAALVFLDNVCIAHYYPSILPNTVFVDAQIPLDKITELSQHAISLRTPEIKSSTGGTDAEWKRFRDEGIITVKFLQFFEKHYVKGIFSPEDMLLIMKKLLVIAPIPLVESTTHQAEFFMPSLLTSIPPAELDKVRSSFTTSPLAVYFRSGCIRSGVFCCLVVDVIKRVGWQVLLPSGKPICFAKNCIQLRIPKHPCTVALIDSFSYIEVYIDVPFPLRKKLCLSIRNEILRSIKSSCDMLHYNNDTPETGIFCPCKKSTGSIRKLHLADVSEQKDYWICSLQARVWGELSDEDRIWLDHSEGSGESSSATGGSCTKTERKSDQQQNSVHQCGTLANVVSSTGSGMSDQQPCLSNSVMEDVCKKTEVHVHVHDQRNTSDKSSPAMEHVFDKMSDQHTIMEDVCKKTGVRDQQLDQEIPESDITRFAEKFPHLLSVHKVLTINDLQHVYVTLHESAPYWLNLGLALGLRHSVLNNIDTGKHRGDNVLCLREMLVKLLSAQHVTWSLLSDALKAPTVKLVNLADSIMVNQSNLLDRLNLTPADLSDLTDVTRRYGNQAGVAHALRVWQRVNPSRATFRALVEIAIGLRRGDTATDICRFIVENTS is encoded by the exons ATGGAGAATGATATTGCTGAGTTACGAGGAAGGCCAGAGAGATGGAGAAAGGAAG AATCAGCGAAGCGGTTGTTTGATGAGGCGATGAAGCACGGACACGTCTTGGTCAACATTGTCAACATGCTCATGTTTGGACCGGCGGGAACAGGGAAGACCAACCTCAAGCACCTGCTAACTGACCAGCCCCCTCCACTACAGCGAGACAGTACTCCTTGTATGGAAAAGCCAGTACGCATTCGACCCGTGTCCAACACGAAATTCAAGTCAACTGGAAGAGGCTGGGAAGAGATGTCTCAGCCAAAGCTGCGCAAGCTACTAGCTCAAATCATCGCCATGATGCCAAAAGAAAGCACCGATCCATCCACCGCGTCAAGGGTTGCCGAGAGCTTGAAGAAGATGACCACAACTGAGCCAATTTCTGGTTCCAATAAGCCAACTTCTGATTCCAGTTTGAGCCCATCGACGAACGATTCCGATGAACTTTCTGGCTCTGCAAGAATGTTGAACAAAGTCATCGATAAAGTGATAGCGAGtgtagtgagtggtgtggCAAAGGAGCTGAAACCAGCCACACAGGGAACTGACCAACTGTCGAGCAGTGACCAGCAAGAAGGAGAACTGTTTGATTCCAACTGGGTGTATGTTACCGACTGCGGTGGACAACCACAATTCCACGACATCAGCCCTCTCTTCATCAAGCACGTTTCGGTGGCCTTGGTAGTCCTGCGTTTGATTGACGAACTCTCCAGTTTCCCTTCTGACGAGTACTACAAGGATGGGCAGCTTGTTGGTAGTCCTCATGCATCTCACATGACCCTCGGGGAGACACTTCAGAGTCTCATTCGATCCATTGAGTCCCATACCTCACAAGACAAGAAGCCGAAGATGATCTTTGTGGGCACATTCTTGGATCAGCTGAAGAGCTCGGATACACTTATCAAGAGGAATCAAGAGATTCTCGACATGCTGCCACTCGATATCAAGAAGCTATTGGTGTACGAAGATCTTGGAATGAATAATTTGATTTTTGGTGTCAACACAATCAGCCGAGAAGATAATTCACTGGCCACTGCCAATAGGATTAGAATTGCTATTGAGCGCTCTTTTCCGCTACAAGTCAAAATGCCCATCTGGTGGTCCTTCTTGGATTCACTTCTCCAGATTTTATCTGCCACTCTCGAGCGAGGTGTACTAGGCATCCAAGAATGTCTCCAATTAGCCATTCGATTTGGTTATGTGCTCCAAGATCTTGAAGCTGCTCTGGTCTTCCTTGACAACGTGTGTATAGCGCACTACTATCCCTCCATTCTCCccaacacagtgtttgtggatgCCCAGATTCCACTAGACAAGATCACCGAGCTCTCACAGCACGCCATCTCCCTGAGGACTCCTGAAATCAAATCAagcacaggagggacagatgCCGAATGGAAGAGATTTAGAGACGAGGGCATAATCACTGTAAAGTTCCTACAATTCTTCGAGAAGCATTACGTTAAAGGCATCTTTTCTCCAGAAGATATGTTGTTGATCATGAAAAAGCTTCTCGTGATTGCTCCCATTCCACTAGTGGAGTCTACTACCCACCAAGCCGAGTTCTTCATGCCATCTCTACTCACATCGATCCCACCTGCTGAGCTAGACAAAGTTCGTTCCTCCTTCACAACATCACCCCTCGCTGTCTACTTTCGTAGTGGGTGTATTCGCTCtggagtgttttgctgtctAGTTGTAGACGTAATCAAGAGGGTGGGCTGGCAAGTTTTGCTGCCTTCAGGGAAACCAATCTGTTTTGCTAAAAATTGTATCCAGCTAAGAATTCCCAAGCACCCGTGTACCGTGGCTCTGATCGACTCATTCTCGTATATCGAAGTATACATTGACGTCCCTTTTCCTCTGCGCAAAAAGCTTTGTCTTTCCATTCGCAATGAAATTTTAAGAAGCATTAAATCGTCGTGTGACATGTTGCATTACAACAACGACACACCCGAGACAGGCATCTTTTGCCCATGCAAGAAGAGCACTGGAAGCATACGCAAATTGCACCTTGCTGATGTCAGTGAACAGAAGGACTATTGGATATGCTCCCTTCAGGCACGTGTGTGGGGAGAGCTCAGTGATGAAGATAGAATCTGGCTGGACCATAGCGAAGGTTCTG GTGAATCATCCTCTGCTACTGGAGGTTCTTGTACGAAGACTGAGAGAAAGAGTGATCAGCAGCAAAACTCCG TCCATCAATGTGGGACTCTGGCCAATGTTGTTAGTAGCACTGGATCTGGAATGAGTGATCAACAGCCTTGTTTGA GTAATTctgtaatggaagatgtgtgtaagaagacggaagtacatgtgcatgttcaTGATCAGCGAAATACTTCTG ACAAATCCTCTCCTGCAATGGAACATGTGTTTGATAAAATGAGCGATCAACATACCA taatggaagatgtgtgtaagaagactggagtgaggGACCAACAACTAGATCAAGAAATCCCTGAGAGTGACATCACTCGATTTGCGGAGAAATTTCCACACCTACTGAGCGTGCACAAG GTTTTGACAATTAACGATCTGCAACATGTTTACGTGACTCTACATGAAAGTGCCCCTTACTGGTTGAATCTGGGATTGGCTCTAGGTCTCCGTCATTCTGTTCTCAACAACATCGATACTGGCAAGCATCGTGGCGATAATGTGCTGTGCTTGCGTGAAATGTTGGTTAAGCTCCTGAGTGCACAACATGTAACATGGAGTCTCCTGTCAGACGCTCTCAAAGCGCCCACAGTGAAACTCGTCAATTTGGCTGATAGCATCATGG TCAATCAATCCAACCTGCTCGATCGACTCAACCTCACCCCAGCCGACCTCAGTGATTTAACTGATGTCACACGTCGTTATGGCAATCAAGCTGGAGTGGCTCATGCATTGAGAGTGTGGCAAAGAGTGAATCCTTCCAGAGCTACCTTCAGGGCCTTGGTAGAAATTGCCATAGGACTGAGAAGAGGAGACACTGCTACAGACATTTGTAGATTCATTGTAGAGAATACGAGTTGA
- the LOC135342908 gene encoding cyclin-dependent kinase 9-like isoform X2 → MSASGTTSSQASSGGPMKSSAINFPFCPEIGKYERLAKVGQGTFGEVFKARNRKTNALVALKKVRMENETEGFPMTALREIRILQLLDHENIVSLIEICRTKATPYNRERGSIYLVFEFCAHDLAGLLSCEDVKFSLAEIKSIISQLFNALHFTHNSKILHRDMKSSNVLITKDGILKLADFGLARALLKGAARYTNRVVTLWYRPPEILLGRNRAASNLSHLSALWVNNARHLAKL, encoded by the exons ATGAGTGCTTCAGGCACTACCTCTAGTCAGGCGAGCTCTGGGGGACCCATGAAATCCTCTGCCATCAACTTCCCCTTCTGTCCAGAGATTGGAAAGTATGAGCGATTGGCCAAAGTTGGCCAGGGAACTTTTGG GGAGGTGTTTAAGGCTCGCAATAGGAAGACAAATGCACTCGTAGCTCTTAAGAAAGTACGGATGGAGAATGAGACTGAAGGG TTCCCCATGACTGCACTGAGGGAGATACGGATACTGCAACTGCTCGACCATGAGAACATTGTGTCCCTTATTGAGATCTGTAGGACCAAAG CGACTCCGTACAACAGAGAGAGAGGAAGCATTTACCTCGTGTTTGAATTCTGTGCCCACGATCTAGCTGGCCTCCTCAGTTGTGAAGATGTCAAATTCTCCTTGGCAGAGATAAAATCGATCATAAGCCAGTTATTCAATGCCCTTCACTTTACCCACAACAGCAAGATCCTTCACAGAGACATGAAATCTTCAAACGTCCTCATCACAAAAGACGGGATTCTAAAACTAGCCGATTTTGGACTTGCTCGTGCCTTGTTAAAAGGAGCTGCCCGCTATACGAACAGAGTGGTGACCCTGTGGTATCGACCCCCGGAGATCTTACTAG GGAGAAACAGAGCAGCATCAAATCTTTCTCATCTGTCAGCTTTGTGGGTCAATAATGCCCGACATCTGGCCAAGCTGTGA
- the LOC135342908 gene encoding cyclin-dependent kinase 9-like isoform X1, whose translation MSASGTTSSQASSGGPMKSSAINFPFCPEIGKYERLAKVGQGTFGEVFKARNRKTNALVALKKVRMENETEGFPMTALREIRILQLLDHENIVSLIEICRTKATPYNRERGSIYLVFEFCAHDLAGLLSCEDVKFSLAEIKSIISQLFNALHFTHNSKILHRDMKSSNVLITKDGILKLADFGLARALLKGAARYTNRVVTLWYRPPEILLGERNYGPPIDMWGAGCIMCEMWTRRPIMQGETEQHQIFLICQLCGSIMPDIWPSCDKLDLYTKLELPKECQTSRRWWIGS comes from the exons ATGAGTGCTTCAGGCACTACCTCTAGTCAGGCGAGCTCTGGGGGACCCATGAAATCCTCTGCCATCAACTTCCCCTTCTGTCCAGAGATTGGAAAGTATGAGCGATTGGCCAAAGTTGGCCAGGGAACTTTTGG GGAGGTGTTTAAGGCTCGCAATAGGAAGACAAATGCACTCGTAGCTCTTAAGAAAGTACGGATGGAGAATGAGACTGAAGGG TTCCCCATGACTGCACTGAGGGAGATACGGATACTGCAACTGCTCGACCATGAGAACATTGTGTCCCTTATTGAGATCTGTAGGACCAAAG CGACTCCGTACAACAGAGAGAGAGGAAGCATTTACCTCGTGTTTGAATTCTGTGCCCACGATCTAGCTGGCCTCCTCAGTTGTGAAGATGTCAAATTCTCCTTGGCAGAGATAAAATCGATCATAAGCCAGTTATTCAATGCCCTTCACTTTACCCACAACAGCAAGATCCTTCACAGAGACATGAAATCTTCAAACGTCCTCATCACAAAAGACGGGATTCTAAAACTAGCCGATTTTGGACTTGCTCGTGCCTTGTTAAAAGGAGCTGCCCGCTATACGAACAGAGTGGTGACCCTGTGGTATCGACCCCCGGAGATCTTACTAGGTGAGAGGAATTACGGTCCTCCCATTGATATGTGGGGCGCTGGGTGCATTATGTGTGAGATGTGGACCAGACGTCCCATCATGCAGGGAGAAACAGAGCAGCATCAAATCTTTCTCATCTGTCAGCTTTGTGGGTCAATAATGCCCGACATCTGGCCAAGCTGTGACAAGTTGGATCTGTACACGAAATTGGAGCTGCCTAAAGAGTGTCAGACATCCAGGAGGTGGTGGATAGGTTCCTGA